One Gloeothece verrucosa PCC 7822 DNA window includes the following coding sequences:
- a CDS encoding 2-hydroxyacid dehydrogenase has protein sequence MSLPKIFVTRQLPERGLNPLLSHAEIEIWPERQPPAYEILLEKVQQIDGLLCLLTDRIDEQLINTGKSLKVISQMAVGYDNIDIKAATNRKIPVGNTPGVLTDATADLTWALLMCAARRIIESEQYVRAGSWQTWEPTLLLGTDLSGATLGIVGLGRIGEAVARRASGFNLRVIYSSRHRRSKEIEAALGVEYVEFNRLLQESDIITLHTALSKETHHLISYAQFALMKRSAILINTARGAIVDPQALYQTLKSGQIAGAALDVTEPEPIPLDSPLLSLKNLIITPHIGSASYQTRLKMATMAANNLLAGLLNQPLPYCVNPEIYS, from the coding sequence ATGTCACTCCCTAAAATATTTGTTACTCGTCAGCTTCCCGAAAGAGGACTTAATCCTTTACTCTCCCATGCAGAAATAGAAATATGGCCAGAACGTCAACCCCCAGCTTACGAAATCTTGTTAGAAAAAGTCCAACAAATCGATGGCTTACTGTGCTTATTAACGGACCGTATTGACGAGCAACTTATTAACACAGGAAAATCGCTAAAAGTTATTAGTCAAATGGCTGTCGGTTACGATAATATCGACATCAAAGCCGCTACTAACAGAAAAATTCCGGTAGGAAACACCCCAGGCGTATTAACCGATGCCACCGCCGACCTAACCTGGGCTTTATTAATGTGTGCCGCCAGACGAATTATCGAGTCTGAGCAATACGTCAGAGCCGGCTCTTGGCAGACTTGGGAACCGACATTACTATTAGGCACAGATTTATCCGGCGCGACTTTAGGCATAGTCGGGTTAGGACGTATCGGAGAAGCAGTTGCTCGTCGTGCATCAGGATTTAATCTGCGGGTCATTTATTCCAGTCGCCATCGTCGCTCAAAAGAGATAGAAGCGGCATTAGGTGTGGAATATGTAGAGTTTAATCGCTTATTGCAAGAATCAGATATTATAACCCTTCACACAGCCTTATCAAAAGAAACCCATCATTTAATCAGTTATGCACAATTTGCCCTCATGAAGCGATCAGCCATTTTAATCAACACAGCCAGAGGAGCCATTGTTGACCCACAGGCATTATATCAAACTTTAAAAAGTGGTCAGATTGCCGGGGCTGCCCTAGATGTCACTGAACCAGAACCCATACCCCTCGATAGTCCTTTACTGAGTCTGAAAAACTTGATTATTACGCCGCATATAGGCAGTGCCAGTTATCAAACACGCTTAAAAATGGCCACGATGGCGGCTAATAATTTACTGGCCGGACTATTAAACCAAC
- a CDS encoding TetR/AcrR family transcriptional regulator yields MTTRLEEKAEQILQRALPEFLKNGYAATSMDRVAQAAGVSKQTLYSHFLDKDGLFTALVKRMAGEKFRLVWSKPLKGEPKKVLKELAYRLLEEAQDKDHICFMRLVVSESEKRPDLAHIFLSNIAQPSIKILTEYLTENPELKIVDAEATARIFVGSLIHYILTQEMFYGKEIMPMSEERLVNSLIELLLKE; encoded by the coding sequence GTGACGACTCGTTTAGAAGAAAAAGCGGAACAAATATTACAAAGAGCATTACCCGAATTTCTCAAAAATGGTTATGCCGCTACCAGTATGGACCGAGTAGCCCAAGCCGCAGGAGTATCGAAACAAACCCTTTACAGTCATTTTTTAGATAAAGATGGACTCTTTACGGCCCTAGTGAAACGGATGGCCGGTGAAAAATTCCGTTTAGTTTGGTCTAAACCGTTAAAAGGAGAACCGAAAAAAGTCTTAAAAGAATTAGCCTATCGGTTACTGGAAGAAGCCCAAGATAAAGACCATATATGTTTTATGCGGCTAGTGGTTTCCGAGTCAGAAAAACGTCCCGATTTAGCTCATATTTTCTTGAGCAATATCGCTCAACCTTCAATTAAAATCTTGACTGAGTATTTAACAGAAAACCCAGAACTAAAGATTGTAGATGCAGAAGCCACAGCCCGAATTTTTGTCGGTTCGCTGATTCATTATATCCTGACACAAGAAATGTTTTATGGCAAAGAAATTATGCCCATGTCTGAAGAGCGTTTAGTGAATAGTTTAATTGAGTTACTGCTGAAGGAATAA